Below is a genomic region from Salmo salar chromosome ssa11, Ssal_v3.1, whole genome shotgun sequence.
cacgctttttgatgtatttcagaacggcagtttcctctgcttggaccaacagtgaagtgggcagggcagtacggatttcttctcttacatctttAAGCAGAGTATggacatcagacaggatggcattgtctccctcaatccgtgcaatggctactgctaaaggtttcaggagtttcaggctgcttaccactctctcccaaaatacatcatccaggaggatcctcttgatggcgctgtccatatcggcagactgtgatatggccatttcttggagagactccttcccctcctggagactgtcaaacatgatgccaacaccaccccaatgggtgttgcGTGGCAGCTTCAATGTTGTGCTAtttttcttctcactttgcttggtgaggtagattgctgctataacttgatgacccttcacatacctaaccatttccttggctttcttgtagaatgtatccattgttcttagtgccatgatgtccttgaggagtagattcaatgcatgagcagcacagccaatgggtgtgatgtgagggtaggactcctccactttagacctagcagccttcatgttcgcagcattgtatgtcaccagtgcaaataccttctgtggtccaaggtcattgatgactgccttcagctcatctgtgtgtctgttgtcccttgtgtctgtgttctTGTAGAATAGtcgttgaggggtggagatgatgtagttaattattccttgcccacgaacatttcaaccacccatcagagatgattgcaatacagtctgctttctctatgatttgcttgaccttaccttgaactctgttgaactttgcatccagcaaatgagtagataaagcatgtctggttggaggggtgtatgctgggcgaagaacattcagaaatctcttccaatatacattgcctgtgagcatcagaggtgaaccagttgcatacacagctcgagcaagacattcatcagcatttctatgactacgttcctccattctgtcaaaaaaaacttctgattccaggaggaccatgagctgttgctatcgaaaaggtgtctgattcatcattttcacctcgaatagaagtggagggacttttgtcagaggttgcttatggtgaacgctgagggaactttatgcacttggtcagatggttctgcatctttgttgcatacttcacatatgatttggcacagtatttgcaaatgtacacagcttttccttttacattagctgcagtgaaatgtctccacacatcagatgtgGAGACATCAGAACCCATTACTCCTGCCAATAGTCGACCAatcagtctactccctacactcagtaagatattggagggtattgtgagtagacaaatatgggagtacatggaaaTGAAGGATCTGATTACGGCCAATCAGCATGCTTATTGCAAAAaccattccactaccactgcattggttgacatgactgaccagtggctcaatgctatggataatggcaagtttgtgggtgtactatttttagatttcagtgcagcatttgatttagtggatcatgaaataattttgacaaaatgaatgcattatggttttaaggaggtagcattgaattgggtacagtcatatctaactgacaggaaacagtccacctatatcaatggttcattttcttcccctcgtgttaaactgtggaataccgcagggcagctgccttgggccacttctttatttaatatataccaacgacctTCCCTATGCCTtagctgaaactcaagctactatatttgcagatgatactgcaatttatgcagcaagacaatcggtttaacaggtacagcaagctttacaaggagatttggagaatatcagggagtgggtttgccaaagcaaacttgttttaaacagcaagaaaaccaaagttatgttggtctgttccactaggaaaaggccaaaacagcatgggatacaattaagtatgggaggAGTACTAATTGAAGAAatggcagaaaccaaactattgggagtgcagcaaataactaatctatgtaaaaaaataaaataaaacagcatgcataatcagaaggatagctaaatatttaccaggaaaaattcttcagcaaataacacaagcattaattgagagtcaggtgaactactgttctgtggtctggagaaatgcatcatcaagtgaagttaggaggctgcagattgcacagaacaaagcagcaagaattgttttaaggtggagatgtggttcttctgttgcagtcatacgcaatgttcttggttggtcatcaatcgacaagataattgaaaaaaaaacatgcttattttatttcataatatacatcatttaaaactGGCAATTTCTATTCACAATggtattcagttggtaagagacagaattccgtaaatactaggaatagattgtccaccatctatgcgttatccagacagaaaagagaaataggcaaaagaacatttaaatttagagcaataaagaaattgaataaattaactgagcaaaccagaaacctttcaatatataaatgtaaacattattttaaaacgatttaaatataatacatagaaatgttgtgggactgtagtagatgaagaatcaatattttttagattgagtATTTATTGCTTCATTATGtaagtatattatgtatgtttgtaatagtgtgttatatgtgaaaatgtgttcgtattataaattgtattttaatgtttaaggactcttagAAGATTAGTCCAAAagagatccaaatcaaatcagatagtgcccgtggcattttcctgtaaagattaggaaagaaatgagtaaaaaaatatatatatacatttccacGTACAGATAAATGGTTAAGCAGTTAGatttaaacaactcctttgtaagataaatgttttaaaatgaaacatgtatggaaacaggtgaattaacactcctcagttagcaggctcaagaaagctaaaacccacatggttgcaaaaactaactagaagaaattgttaacaagttagaaattatttaaacacactttgctgtaggctactatttactagttaacaaaaaatcatgtatgtcatataaaatacatTCACCCCGCCCAGTATTGTAATCCAAACTTACCAGAAAGTATGTAGTCCTTAGCTcaaacagtgtagtagtgtgggctcaataccATCTcgttagtgtgcaagatcttgagaatcagctgtacatggaTGGAAGAGTGCAGTGCACATGTGATGGaggaatgcactgtgcatgcagcgggttgcaattccattgaattggggatagtttaaccaaaatatgccagcaaaattcccaaaattcccgggcttaacttcccatggaaaatttacGGAAATCTTCCAtaaatttaccggaaagtttccgaccctttgcaaccctactacAGACCGGAAAAacgctacagtaaatactacagtaatgtccgcaaaaaatattcacaaaaacactagtaaatactacagtccgcaaacattactatattatataattactatagtatatacttCTATATACTTTTTCGTATGTATTtttaactacagtatttatactatactaaactgtaaatactacagtatactacagtaatgtccacgaaaatactacagtgaataatgCAGTAAAgtcctcaaatacactacaatgaatactatagtatttataccatagtacactatagtattttttcatgtgtgaTCACTCTCTTATATCATACTCATACACAGAAGTGGGTCACCTCACATATTTTGGTGGAATTCAAATATCAAGCACTTTGTATAACTACGTGAAATGACCAGCCAGCCCACAGAGCCCACTGCTGTGTTTATCTTGGACAACCTCTCCCTCCGTACTTACGCactctttctttcattctttccctcctacatttctctctctttctttctcactctcccattcccttgttctctctctctctttctctcttcctgcaCAGTAATGTTCCCACATTAAAAAATACTATACTATGATATAAATACtaaagtattcactgtagtgtttttgctgacttTAATGAAGTATTCACTGTAGAGTtttactttactgtagtattcactgtagtgtttttgcggactaaaGTCAGCAAAAACACTATGGTGTACTATGgtgtacagtatactacaacattctatagtaagcaCTACACATGATGTGGGTGGGCAATGCAGCAGACCTCTCATAGCCAACAACTATAATTATAAACTTTCCTTCCCACCATGAGGCTGTTATGAATTAATGTGTTTGAGTCATCTTTTGTGAGGCAATtgttctcctttcctccctctttccccctccttccctctctccctctgatgTCTGTGCCCGCACACTGAGGACAATGCCAGGAAACATTTCAGCAGATTTCAGTGAAACAGCTGAACCGGAACTGGCTTGGTGTtaccccttctttctctccccccccccccctccagcacTTGGTAACCAGGGGTCCATGGTCTAGCCTAATATTACAGTGAATTCCCATTATCTCATCTacacatacaaaagtatgtggacaccccttcaatttAGTGGATTCGGCGATTTCAGGTGTattaaatcgagcacaccgccatgcaatctccatagacaaacattggcagtagaatggccttaaacaagagctcagtgacattcaacgtggcaccgtcataggatgccacctttccaacaagtccgtttgtcaaatttatgccctgctagaactgccccagtcaactgtaagtgctgttattgtgaactggaaacgtctaggagcaacaacggctcagccacgaagtggtaggcctcactagctcacagaatgggaccgccgagagCTGAAatgcgtagcgtgtaaaaaatagtctgtcctcggtttcaacacttgctaccgagttccaaactgcctctggaagcaacgtcagcacacaaACTCttagttgggagcttcatgaaatgggcttccatggccgagcagctgcacacaagcctaagatcaccatgcgcaatgccaagcatcggctggagtggtgtaaagctcattggagcagtggaaacgcgttctctggagtgatgaatcatgcttcatcaTCTGGTAGTGCGATGgacaaatctgtgtttggcggatgccataagaacgctacctgcccaaatgcatagtgccaattggaaagtttggtagaggaggaataatgatctggggctgtttttcatggttcgggctaggcctctaagttccagtgaagggaaatcttaacgctacagcgtacaatgacattctagacaattctgtgtttacaattttgtggcaacagtttggggaaggccctttcctgtttcaacatgacaatgcccccatgcacaaagcaaggtccgtacagaaatagtttgacgagatcggtgtggaagaacttgactggcctgcacagagcactgacctcaaccccatcaaacacctttgggatgaattggaacgccgactgcaagccaggcctaatggcccaacatcagtgcccgacctcactattgctcttgtggctgaatggaagcatgttccaacatctagtggaaagccttcccagaagaatggaggctgttatagcagcaaaggggggaccaactccatattaatgcccatgatttttgaaggagatgttcgacgagcaggtgtccacatactcttggtcatgtagtgtacattctTCTCAGGAGCTCATCACACACAACGTTGACAGATAGGGGAATCTGACCAAATGCTACTCTACAGTGTAACAGACCAGTCTTGATTTCTCAGGATCATTATTCACACCTAACTGACTCTATGTCGGCAGCACAGACCCTGTCtaacctctcactctcttttgtGTGTTTTCTTCAGGACAGTGTACAGGGTGGCCTACCGTCAGGTGACCAGAGCGCCGCCACTCtcacactcttatccagaatgcTGCCCGGGCTGGCGACAACTCCACTCACACAACTGTAACCAAGGTAACGGGGGCTAACGCTCTCCTAGCATCCCatatgtcgtgtgtgtgtgtgtgtgtgtgtgtgtgtgtgtgtgtgtgtgtgtgtgtgtgtgtgttttgttatgCTATTTCTCTCTGTCCTAACCAGCGGTGTGTGTCCAGTCCTGTGTGAACGGAGGAACATGTTTAAGACCCAACCGCTGTGCCTGTCCTCTGGGCTGGATAGGACAACACTGCCAAACAggtacacgcatacacacacctacagtgaaggggaaaagtatttgatcccctgctgattttgtacgtttgcccactgacaaagaaatgatcagtctataattttaatggcaggtttatttgagcagtgagagacagaatagcaacaaaaaaatccagaaaacgcatgtcaaaaatgttataaattgatttgcattttaataagggaaataagtatttgaccccctctcaatcagaaagatttctgtctcccaggtgtcttttatacaggtaacgagctgagattaggagcactccctttaagagtgtgctcctaatctcagttttttacctgtataaaagacacctgtccacagaagcaatcaatcaatcagattccaaactctccaccatggccaagaccaaagagctctccaaggatgtcagggacaagattgtagacctacacaaggctggaatgggctacaagaccatcgccaagcagcttggtgagaaggtgacaacagttggtgcgattattcacaaatggaatgaaacacaaaagaactgtccatctcccttggcctggagctccatgcaagatctcacctcgtggagttgcaatgatcatgagaacggtgaggaatcagcccagaactacacgggaggatcttgtcaatgatctcaaggcaactgggaccagtgtcaccaagaaaacaattggtaacactacgccgtgaaggactgaaatcctgcagcgcccgcaaggtccccctgctcaagaaagcacatatacatgcccatctgaagtttgccaatgaacatctgaatgattcagaggacaactgggtgaaagtgttgtggtcagatgagaccaaaatggagctctttggcatcaactcaactcaccatgtttggaggaggaggaatgctgcctatgacctcaagaacaccatccacaccgtcaaacatggaggtggaaacattatgctttgggggtgtttttctgctaaggggacaggacaacttcaccgcatcaaagggacgatggacggggccatgtaccgtcaaatcttgggtgagaacctccttcctcagccagggcattgaaaatgggtcgtggatgggtattccagcatgacaatgacccaaaacacacagccaaggcaacaaaggagtggctcaagaagaagcacattaaggtcctggagtggcctagccagtctccagaccttaatcccatagaaaatctgtggagggagctgaaggttctagttgccaaacgtcagcctcgaaaccttaatgacttggagaagatctgcaaagaggagtgggacaaaatccctcctgagatgtgtgcaaacctggtggctaactagaagaaacgtctgacctctgattgccaacaagggttttaccaccaagtactaagtcatgttttgcagagtggtcaaatacttatttccctcattaaaatgcaaatcattttataacatttttggcatgcgtttttctggatttttttgttgttattctgtctctcactgttcaaataaacctaccattaaaattatagactgatcatttgtttgtcagtggacaaacgtacaaaatcagcaggggatcaaatacttttttccctcactgtacacactcacacactaatgCTAGCACACTTAAATAAACAACATCAGtgactctctcctccctctctctatcagatGTGGATGAGTGCAGTGAGCAGCAGCCCTGTTCTCATAAGTGTGTGAACATGGCAGGCAGCTACCGGTGTGTTTGTAGAGAGGGCTACAGGCTGGCAAGAGACAGACACTCCTGTGAgagccttcctcctcctcctcctacacctCCTGCCCCTCCCGCCTCTCCCACCCGCCCCGGCCAGGCAGCAGCAAACGATTACAGACCCCCCTCCAGTGATACAGGTACACCTACCTCCTCTCACTATTCATCCACAGGCATAGTAATCaatcatgtactgtatgtgtgtgtgtgtgtgtgtgtgtgtgtgtgtgtgtgtgtgtgtgtgtgtgtgtgtgtgtgtgtgtgtgtgtgtgtgtgtgtgtgtgtgtgtgtgtgtgtgtgtgtgtgtgtgtgtgtgtgtgtgtgtgtgtgtgtgtgtgtgtgtgtgttccagcatAGCCTCCTATGGGAGTGAAGAGGAGACACGACAATAGCCAGGCTCGCTGTCCATTATTACTTTTGGTACGCGCTATGCCAAACTCAACTCGTACCGTGAGTAATAATGCACTGCGACTGGTACCAACTGCAAGTGGACCACATGCGCTCAACAACCAAGTGTGTGGTCATGTACAGTATGGTATGACCAGATGAACCATGCTGATaactgctgtttcaacatagatTGATGTAGACTTATCTTCCTTATCCTTTGCTTAGGAAAACGTCCCACATTTACAGAACTTTCGTTTAGTATTGAGTGAAGCGTCCTTCTCTCCCGCACTTTTGCACACTCGAGCGTTTCTCTAAACTGCTGCATATCACTCTGAAAAAAAGGAATAAACTGATTTTATGCAAGTGAAGTCATGCCGTATAAAAATAAATCACAAcaactgtgatggaaacaggtttCGGTCCAATTTTATAAATACCGACAGATCATTTgtttcgttcgacatggtgggactTTTTTGTTCTCGCatgataaaatgtattattaactTGGAGTAAcgtgatgatatgttgtgtggtcctcccactacgactcgagaaagcatgcagtttattaggctacagattaaataagttatgaacttcacagggtggtgaaagagcaaggtgatgagcttgatgctcctttccaataaatattgtgGTTCTtactctggtgacatgatgatcgatgcttgacaaataaaaatattctcgCTATTATCcacaataatctcatcatgtagactagcctacccgcactgtatctgagaGCTGTTAGCTAGAatgcatgtgccaagaccagagttgcACATTTGCAATTTAACACTaaggtttttgtgacaaaactattggtagagtggaaaatgtattttgtgtacactacgtcatcacgcactgatttATATCTGCAACAaatcagtttggtggaaacacaccactggtgggaaaatgtgcatattttctttatgcacaTTTAGAacattcgcatgaaaatctgtagccaattggatggaaacctagataTAGATGTGCTTTGTTTGGCGTAACATAGCAACGAGCTAAAATAACCTCTTGTCTAGAAGTGTCTGGACAATACATAAGGAaattccctttcctctcctctgtggaGTATGGTTAACATACCGTACACTCATAACCTCTCAAAAGACTAATCAtgtccccccttttctctctctagaccagtgtttcccaactccggtcctcgaggaccccaccaacagtacatatttttgttgtggccccgacaagcacacctgattcaactaatcataaaGCCCTTGACAAGATGAATCAGATGTTTTTGTCCTGGGCTACAACAataaaaatgtgtgctgttgggggtactcgaggaccaaagttgggaaacactggtctagATAGAGGGGAGATATACAGGAAAGGTTGTCTTCCATGTGTTAAA
It encodes:
- the LOC106562955 gene encoding epidermal growth factor-like protein 7 isoform X2, producing MYQTLLLSSSLFLLHVTAIPQFHGHHGTVYRVAYRQVTRAPPLSHSYPECCPGWRQLHSHNCNQAVCVQSCVNGGTCLRPNRCACPLGWIGQHCQTDVDECSEQQPCSHKCVNMAGSYRCVCREGYRLARDRHSCESLPPPPPTPPAPPASPTRPGQAAANDYRPPSSDTGGRVTEEVQSLKNRVELLEQKLQLVLAPFTSLFPMSLDEGVSEKTSFLSHSFQQLDRIDSLSEQIGFLEERLGTCSCQEN